A single genomic interval of Chryseobacterium paludis harbors:
- a CDS encoding LysR substrate-binding domain-containing protein has protein sequence MELRQLRYFLKAKELLNFTEAANHLYISQSTLSQQIKQLEEELGTPLFNRIGKRITLTEAGKVFGVYAQKSLLKSQEGLLALRDLEELKSGKLTIGVTYGLRSILIKALIRFSDTYPHVKINIVFGTTSELMEKLHHVELDFALTFAKGTREQLFSYIPLFTSPMTLVVSKNSALANKENVTLKEIVGLPLAMPTNGYSTTKFVMKAFESNELKPDVLMEINDVAALLEVVKSGNWHTILAETTAIDQDQLVTIPIKGKNMIRTAMFVSLKDAYTKKAAKVFYDFLKADQ, from the coding sequence ATGGAACTTAGACAGCTACGATATTTTTTAAAAGCTAAAGAACTACTTAATTTCACGGAAGCTGCTAATCATTTATATATCAGCCAAAGTACTCTTTCACAACAGATCAAACAGCTGGAAGAAGAATTAGGAACTCCATTATTCAACAGAATTGGAAAACGGATTACACTTACAGAGGCGGGTAAGGTTTTTGGAGTATATGCTCAAAAATCTCTTTTAAAGTCTCAGGAGGGCTTATTGGCACTGCGGGATCTGGAAGAATTGAAAAGCGGAAAGCTGACGATTGGCGTTACTTATGGTCTGCGGTCAATTTTGATTAAAGCACTGATTCGTTTTTCAGATACATATCCCCATGTTAAAATTAACATCGTATTCGGAACTACTTCGGAACTCATGGAAAAGCTTCATCATGTGGAGCTTGACTTTGCCCTTACTTTTGCGAAAGGGACAAGAGAACAGCTCTTCAGTTATATACCCCTTTTTACTTCACCAATGACTTTGGTTGTTTCTAAAAATTCTGCTCTCGCAAATAAAGAAAACGTGACCCTTAAAGAAATTGTAGGCCTTCCTCTTGCTATGCCAACAAATGGATATAGTACCACAAAGTTTGTAATGAAAGCATTTGAAAGTAATGAACTTAAACCTGATGTTTTAATGGAAATAAATGATGTTGCGGCTTTATTAGAGGTTGTTAAAAGTGGAAATTGGCATACTATTTTAGCAGAAACTACTGCAATAGATCAGGATCAACTGGTTACCATTCCCATTAAAGGAAAAAATATGATACGGACTGCTATGTTTGTATCCTTAAAAGATGCCTATACAAAAAAGGCAGCAAAAGTATTTTATGATTTCTTAAAGGCAGATCAATAA